The DNA window CGCATCTCCGGCCGCATGGACGTTCGGCACCGAGGTCTGTTTCATCATGTCCACCTCGATCAGCACGCCCAGCGGACTTTCCACCAACGCGCAGCCCAGTTGCTGCACCAGCGGCGTGGCCATCGCCTGCCCGGCAGGCACGAACAGCGCACGCTGGGCGATGCGGCGGCCATCGGCCAGCTCGACCTCCAGCCATGTGGGCTGTTCGCCGTGCACGCCGACCACCGGCGTGGTTTCGATCTGCACGCCGCGCTGCTGCATGGCGGCCAGTTCCTCGTCGCTGATCGGCAAGCCCTGGCTGAAGAAGGTGACGTTGCCCCAATCGGCGAACAACGGCGCCTTGCCGGCCGACATCGGATGGCCGCCGAGCAGGCCGATCGAACCGCCACCCACTTCGTAACCATGGCAGTACGGGCAGTGCAGCACGGTGCTGCCCCAGCGTTCGGCCATGCCGGGCAGTTCGGGCAGCTGGTCGGCGATGCCGGTGGCCAGCAGCAGCTTGCGCGCGGTCAGCATCTGGCCGTCGGCGGTATGCACCTCCACACCCTCGGCGCTGGCCGTGGCCCGCACCGCTTCGGCATTCAGCCAGCGCACGGTCGGGTAATCCAGCAACTGCTGGCGTGCGCTCTTCAGCAACTCGGCGCCACTGATGCCGTCCATGCCCAGTACGCCGTGCGAATGGCTGGCAAAGCGGTTGCGCGGTGAACCCGCGTCGATGATCGTGACCGGCCGACGCGCACGCGCCAGGATCAGTCCGGCGGCGATGCCGGCGTAGCTGCCGCCGACGATGAGGACATCAGGATTCATGGTGAGCTTCCAGGGAACGGTGATGGGCAAGATGGCGGGCGAAGTCG is part of the Stenotrophomonas lactitubi genome and encodes:
- a CDS encoding NAD(P)/FAD-dependent oxidoreductase → MNPDVLIVGGSYAGIAAGLILARARRPVTIIDAGSPRNRFASHSHGVLGMDGISGAELLKSARQQLLDYPTVRWLNAEAVRATASAEGVEVHTADGQMLTARKLLLATGIADQLPELPGMAERWGSTVLHCPYCHGYEVGGGSIGLLGGHPMSAGKAPLFADWGNVTFFSQGLPISDEELAAMQQRGVQIETTPVVGVHGEQPTWLEVELADGRRIAQRALFVPAGQAMATPLVQQLGCALVESPLGVLIEVDMMKQTSVPNVHAAGDATTVGNITLAMAEGVRAGIGVHHALVGEDSLPR